A DNA window from Nerophis ophidion isolate RoL-2023_Sa linkage group LG13, RoL_Noph_v1.0, whole genome shotgun sequence contains the following coding sequences:
- the LOC133564911 gene encoding uncharacterized protein LOC133564911 yields MLSSSKAEFDQATPPYQKALDESGYNFTLTYEPTPGNQPKKSRKRNNIIWYNPPFSKDVSTNIGRKFLTLIDKHFPKGNTLRKIFNKNNIKLSYSCMNNMQQIISNHNKAIAKGLPTPRLNDSETNNECNCRKKPDCPLNGRCLQTSVVYQAKVIRKDINTSNTYVGLTEGAFKTRWNNHNASFRNQTLQNSTELSKHIWNLKDNNVEYSITWQILASSTPYNSGNKRCNLCLKEKLFIIYHPDLSSLNKRSEIISTCRHRRKHLLGNT; encoded by the coding sequence atgctgtcatccagcaaagctgaattcgaccaagcaacccccccgtaccagaaagcacttgatgaaagcggatacaacttcaccctcacctatgaacccaccccaggaaaccaaccaaaaaagagcagaaaacgaaacaacatcatctggtacaatccgccattcagcaaagacgtctcaaccaacatcggccgcaagttcctcactctgatcgacaaacacttccccaaaggcaacaccctaagaaaaatattcaacaagaacaacattaaattgagctacagctgtatgaataacatgcaacaaatcatttcaaaccacaacaaagcaattgcaaaaggactgcctacccccagactaaacgactctgaaaccaataatgaatgtaactgtcgcaagaaacctgattgccctctcaacggaaggtgcttacagacatcagtcgtttaccaagcaaaggtaatacgcaaggacattaacacatccaacacgtacgtaggattaaccgaaggagcgttcaaaacaagatggaataatcacaacgcctcctttagaaaccagactttgcagaattctacagaactcagcaaacacatttggaacctcaaagacaataatgttgaatattcaataacatggcaaattcttgcatccagcacaccttacaacagtggtaataaaagatgcaacctatgcttaaaagagaaactgtttattatatatcatccagatctatcatccctcaacaagcgcagtgaaatcatttcaacatgccgccatagacggaaacacctcctaggtaacacatga